Proteins from a genomic interval of Gossypium hirsutum isolate 1008001.06 chromosome A09, Gossypium_hirsutum_v2.1, whole genome shotgun sequence:
- the LOC121202906 gene encoding heme chaperone HemW encodes MLKSTLTPIFSTFPAKPRYRKLLCRAISGNFNPIQTVRQNAAPNIFTTPQLPPTSVYIHLPFCRKRCHYCDFPVVALGSNSPTQTNDNEDDPRILNYIQLLCREINASRVSFESHSPLETVFFGGGTPSLVPPRLVSSILDLLKGKFGVTSDAEISMEMDPGTFDVKKMEEFMELGVNRVSLGVQAFQEQLLKACGRAHGVDEVNEAIEIMKSCGVENWSLDLISSLPNQTPQMWEESLKLTIEAQPNHVSVYDLQVEQGTKFGTLYTPGEFPLPTDVQSADFYRTASRMLSGAGYNHYEISSYCQDGFECKHNFTYWKNKPFYGFGLGSASYVRGMRFSRPKKMGGYINFVRSLENDKVDYTGNTNINVGDLASDIVMLSLRTAAGLNLKSFLCAFGYSVVASLCEAYKPFIESGHVLCLNEQRRVVNADEFNASLNEDGIGRGLAYIRLSDPDGFLLSNELISIAFGVIAP; translated from the exons ATGCTGAAATCAACTCTTACTCCGATATTCTCGACTTTTCCGGCCAAACCCAGGTATCGGAAACTATTGTGTCGTGCAATTTCCGGTAATTTTAATCCCATTCAAACTGTTCGACAAAATGCCGCACCCAACATCTTCACAACCCCTCAACTCCCACCAACTTCAGTTTACATTCACCTCCCTTTCTGTCGAAAACGCTGCCACTACTGCGACTTCCCAGTCGTCGCTCTCGGTTCTAACTCACCGACCCAAACCAACGACAACGAAGACGATCCCCGTATATTGAACTACATCCAATTACTATGCCGAGAAATCAATGCTTCCAGAGTGAGTTTCGAGTCTCACTCGCCACTCGAAACCGTCTTCTTCGGCGGAGGAACACCGTCTCTCGTGCCACCGAGGCTGGTTTCATCGATTCTTGATTTGTTGAAAGGGAAATTTGGGGTGACTTCGGATGCCGAGATATCAATGGAAATGGATCCTGGAACATTTGATGTTAAGAAAATGGAGGAGTTTATGGAGTTGGGTGTGAATCGAGTTTCGTTGGGAGTTCAAGCGTTTCAAGAACAGTTGTTGAAGGCTTGTGGGAGAGCTCATGGAGTTGACGAGGTGAATGAGGCCATTGAGATAATGAAATCGTGTGGGGTTGAGAATTGGAGTTTGGATCTAATCTCTTCTCTGCCTAATCAAACTCCACAAATGTGGGAGGAAAGCTTAAAGTTGACCATCGAAGCTCAGCCAAATCACGTCTCCGTTTATGATTTGCAAGTTGAACAAGGCACCAAATTTGGaacatt GTACACACCAGGGGAGTTTCCTTTACCTACGGATGTGCAGTCTGCCGATTTTTATAGAACAGCGTCAAGAATGCTTTCAGGTGCCGGATATAACCATTACGAAATCAGCAGTTATTGCCAAGACGGATTCGAATGCAAGCACAATTTTACATACTGGAAAAACAAACCATTTTATGGTTTTGGCCTAGGGTCTGCTAGTTACGTACGTGGAATGAGGTTTTCAAGACCGAAGAAAATGGGAGGGTACATCAATTTTGTACGGAGTTTGGAGAATGACAAGGTCGATTACACTGGGAACACTAATATAAATGTTGGAGACTTGGCATCAGATATTGTGATGCTTTCCCTTAGAACTGCGGCTGGACTCAATTTGAAGTCCTTCCTATGCGCATTTGGGTACTCGGTTGTAGCTTCTCTTTGTGAAGCTTATAAGCCTTTCATTGAAAGTGGACATGTGCTTTGCTTGAATGAGCAAAGAAGAGTTGTAAATGCAGATGAATTTAATGCCTCACTGAATGAAGATGGTATCGGACGAGGATTAGCTTATATTCGGCTCAGTGATCCGGACGGCTTCCTATTATCAAACGAATTGATATCTATTGCATTTGGGGTCATTGCTCCCTAG
- the LOC121206454 gene encoding 26S proteasome non-ATPase regulatory subunit 6 homolog isoform X2 translates to MDAQDGNQQSQQLILGHNVFLLKHPDVPDIEKVRLKDEVLNSVKSNEMAPYYETLVADKVVELDQNVLDAMRAKNEEEIKKLDEKIADAEENLGESEVREAHLAKSLYYIRIGDKEKALEQLKLTETKTVAVGQKMDLVFYTLQIGFFYVDFDLISKSIDKAKNLFEEGGDWERKNRLKVYEGLYCMATRNFKKATDLFLGSISTFTTYELFPYETFIFYSVLTSIISLDRVSLKQKVVDAPEILTVIRKIPNLSEFLNALYDCQYKSFFLAFAGLTEQIKLDRYLHPHFRFYMREVRTVVYSQFLESYKSVTIEAMAKAFGVTVEFIDLELSRFIAAGKLHCKIDKVAGVLETNRPDANNALYQATIKQGDFLLNRIQKLSRVIDL, encoded by the exons ATGGACGCGCAAGACGGAAATCAGCAATCACAGCAACTCATCCTTGGTCACAACGTCTTCCTCCTCAAGCATCCAGATGTCCCTGACATCGAGAAGGTCCGTCTCAAGGATGAAGTCCTCAACTCGGTTAAATCCAATG AAATGGCTCCGTATTATGAAACCCTAGTTGCCGATAAAGTGGTAGAGCTGGATCAGAACGTTTTGGACGCGATGCGTGCCAAGAATGAGGAGGAGATTAAGAAGCTCGACGAGAA GATTGCTGATGCTGAAGAAAACTTGGGTGAAAGTGAAGTTCGAGAAGCACATTTAGCTAAATCCTTATATTACATTCGGATAGGTGATAAG GAGAAAGCATTGGAGCAACTTAAGTTGACGGAAACCAAGACAGTCGCTGTTGGGCAAAAGATGGACTTGGTGTTCTATACTTTGCAGATTGGTTTTTTCTACGTGGATTTCGATCTTATTTCCAAAAGCATTGATAAAGCAAAAAA TTTATTCGAAGAAGGCGGTGACTGGGAGAGGAAGAACCGTTTGAAGGTCTACGAAGGCTTATATTGCATGGCCACTCGGAATTTTAAAAAGGCAACCGATCTATTTTTGGGTTCCATTTCAACCTTCACAACTTACGAGCTTTTCCCTTATGAGACATTTATATTTTATTCCGTGCTTACGAGCATCATATCGTTGGATAGAGTTTCCCTTAAACAAAAG GTCGTAGATGCTCCTGAGATCTTGACTGTCATTAGAAAAATACCAAATCTTTCAGAATTTTTAAACGCTCTTTATGATTGTCAGTACAAATCATTCTTCTTAGCGTTCG CTGGTCTGACCGAACAGATAAAGTTGGACCGTTATTTGCATCCACATTTCCGGTTTTACATGAGGGAGGTTAGAACTGTTGTTTACTCTCAATTTCTGGAATCCTACAAGAGTGTTACCATTGAAGCCATGGCAAAGGCTTTTGGGGTGACCGTGGAGTTCATTGATCT GGAGCTATCACGTTTTATTGCCGCAGGGAAGCTTCATTGCAAGATCGACAAGGTTGCCGGTGTTCTTGAAACTAACCGCCCTGATGCAAACAATGCGCTCTACCAGGCAACCATTAAACAAGGAGACTTCTTGTTAAACCGGATCCAGAAGTTGTCTCGCGTTATTGATCTATAA
- the LOC121206454 gene encoding 26S proteasome non-ATPase regulatory subunit 6 homolog isoform X1 translates to MDAQDGNQQSQQLILGHNVFLLKHPDVPDIEKVRLKDEVLNSVKSNEMAPYYETLVADKVVELDQNVLDAMRAKNEEEIKKLDEKIADAEENLGESEVREAHLAKSLYYIRIGDKEKALEQLKLTETKTVAVGQKMDLVFYTLQIGFFYVDFDLISKSIDKAKNLFEEGGDWERKNRLKVYEGLYCMATRNFKKATDLFLGSISTFTTYELFPYETFIFYSVLTSIISLDRVSLKQKVVDAPEILTVIRKIPNLSEFLNALYDCQYKSFFLAFGMYSYRIITLNPISKTSFIDQFVWNYISAGLTEQIKLDRYLHPHFRFYMREVRTVVYSQFLESYKSVTIEAMAKAFGVTVEFIDLELSRFIAAGKLHCKIDKVAGVLETNRPDANNALYQATIKQGDFLLNRIQKLSRVIDL, encoded by the exons ATGGACGCGCAAGACGGAAATCAGCAATCACAGCAACTCATCCTTGGTCACAACGTCTTCCTCCTCAAGCATCCAGATGTCCCTGACATCGAGAAGGTCCGTCTCAAGGATGAAGTCCTCAACTCGGTTAAATCCAATG AAATGGCTCCGTATTATGAAACCCTAGTTGCCGATAAAGTGGTAGAGCTGGATCAGAACGTTTTGGACGCGATGCGTGCCAAGAATGAGGAGGAGATTAAGAAGCTCGACGAGAA GATTGCTGATGCTGAAGAAAACTTGGGTGAAAGTGAAGTTCGAGAAGCACATTTAGCTAAATCCTTATATTACATTCGGATAGGTGATAAG GAGAAAGCATTGGAGCAACTTAAGTTGACGGAAACCAAGACAGTCGCTGTTGGGCAAAAGATGGACTTGGTGTTCTATACTTTGCAGATTGGTTTTTTCTACGTGGATTTCGATCTTATTTCCAAAAGCATTGATAAAGCAAAAAA TTTATTCGAAGAAGGCGGTGACTGGGAGAGGAAGAACCGTTTGAAGGTCTACGAAGGCTTATATTGCATGGCCACTCGGAATTTTAAAAAGGCAACCGATCTATTTTTGGGTTCCATTTCAACCTTCACAACTTACGAGCTTTTCCCTTATGAGACATTTATATTTTATTCCGTGCTTACGAGCATCATATCGTTGGATAGAGTTTCCCTTAAACAAAAG GTCGTAGATGCTCCTGAGATCTTGACTGTCATTAGAAAAATACCAAATCTTTCAGAATTTTTAAACGCTCTTTATGATTGTCAGTACAAATCATTCTTCTTAGCGTTCGGTATGTATAGCTATAGAATTATCACTTTGAACCCAATATCTAAAACTTCTTTCATTGATCAATTTGTTTGGAATTATATCTCAGCTGGTCTGACCGAACAGATAAAGTTGGACCGTTATTTGCATCCACATTTCCGGTTTTACATGAGGGAGGTTAGAACTGTTGTTTACTCTCAATTTCTGGAATCCTACAAGAGTGTTACCATTGAAGCCATGGCAAAGGCTTTTGGGGTGACCGTGGAGTTCATTGATCT GGAGCTATCACGTTTTATTGCCGCAGGGAAGCTTCATTGCAAGATCGACAAGGTTGCCGGTGTTCTTGAAACTAACCGCCCTGATGCAAACAATGCGCTCTACCAGGCAACCATTAAACAAGGAGACTTCTTGTTAAACCGGATCCAGAAGTTGTCTCGCGTTATTGATCTATAA
- the LOC121206455 gene encoding aarF domain-containing protein kinase 1 — protein MNGIASRFDFKDIQEKVSLHLRPWHRSFQFWVRAADIYTGYKVFQVRVSFVKDVQKQHAMWERQHELAADKIYAMCSDLGGFFLKVAQIIGKPDLAPAAWVKKLVTLCDQAPATPFDGVQRVLEKELGQSISGIFEKFDVNPLGSASIAQVHRARLRGDKNDVVVKVQHPGIQELMMTDIRNLQAFALYMQKTDIKFDLYSVTKEMETQIGYEFDFLREANAMERIHRFLYENNRKSPVLVPRVVQNLASRRVLVMEYIDGIPILKLGDEMAKRGINPGGKMAAAAKQNILKSLTLAYGQMILKSGFFHADPHPGNILICKGSEVALLDYGQVKDLPDQLRLGYANLVLAIADNDPVKAMESYRELGIGTVSNCGNEQQELLRLAQTMFDTKLPPGVAMLQPFSEDSSIKKIAVESFPEELFSILRTVHLLRGLSVGLGINFSCAEQWRPIAEEALYNAGRLKGANRKSRVRKPSSFRRFFWRN, from the exons ATGAATGGTATAGCTTCTCGTTTTGATTTCAAAGATATTCAAGAGAAGGTTTCTCTTCATTTGAGACCATGGCATCGTTCATTTCAATTCTGGGTTCGAGCTGCTGATATTTATACTGGCTACAAG GTGTTTCAAGTCCGGGTGAGTTTCGTGAAGGATGTTCAAAAACAACATGCAATGTGGGAAAGACAGCATGAGCTTGCTGCTGATAAGATTTATGCTATGTGTTCTGACCTTGGTGGGTTCTTCCTTAAG GTTGCTCAAATTATTGGGAAGCCAGACCTAGCCCCAGCTGCATGGGTGAAAAAGCTTGTTACTTTGTGTGATCAAGCCCCTGCAACACCATTTGATGGTGTTCAACGTGTTTTAGAGAAGGAGTTGGGTCAAAGTAttagtggaatttttgaaaagtttgatgtAAATCCTCTTGGCTCGGCTTCAATTGCACAG GTTCATCGAGCAAGACTCAGAGGCGATAAGAATGATGTTGTTGTTAAG GTTCAACATCCCGGAATCCAAGAACTGATGATGACTGACATCCGTAACTTGCAAGCATTTGCATTGTACATGCAAAAGACAGATATCAAATTCGATTTGTATTCTGTTACCAAAGAAATGGAAACACAG ATTGGGTATGAATTCGATTTTCTAAGAGAAGCCAATGCTATGGAGAGGATTCACCGTTTCTTATATGAGAATAACAGAAAATCTCCAGTTCTAGTTCCGAGAGTGGTTCAGAATTTGGCTTCAAG GAGGGTCTTAGTGATGGAATATATCGATGGAATCCCGATCCTGAAACTCGGTGATGAAATGGCTAAAAGAGGGATTAATCCTGGTGGTAAGATGGCAGCAGCAGCAAAGCA GAACATACTTAAAAGTTTGACACTAGCATATGGACAGATGATACTAAAGAGCGGTTTCTTCCATGCAGATCCCCATCCCGGGAATATATTGATCTGTAAAGGTTCAGAG GTTGCCTTACTGGACTACGGGCAAGTGAAGGATCTGCCTGACCAATTGAGGCTCGGATATGCTAATTTGGTTCTAGCCATAGCCGATAATGATCCTGTAAAAGCAATGGAAAGTTATAG AGAACTCGGCATAGGTACTGTAAGCAACTGTGGGAATGAACAACAGGAACTGCTTCGCTTGGCCCAAACAATGTTTGATACGAAACTACCTCCCGGAGTGGCAATGCTGCAACCTTTCTCCGAAGATTCTTCAATAAAGAAAATCGCTGTAGAG TCTTTCCCCGAGGAACTCTTCTCAATTCTTCGTACAGTACATCTTCTGAGAGGACTTAGTGTTGGTCTTGGAATTAACTTCTCGTGTGCAGAGCAATGGAGGCCTATTGCAGAAGAGGCTTTGTATAATGCTGGAAGGTTAAAAG GTGCCAATAGAAAGAGTAGAGTACGAAAGCCGAGTTCTTTCAGGAGATTTTTCTGGAGAAATTGA
- the LOC121206456 gene encoding uncharacterized protein isoform X1: MFGRVRALPSPSSVDCFDTPPSKIIKDDSLSIYETTLMKLKLGSQRHLIPQPTTAADLTDCASGTVPSNTNSDDESMVIDTDYSPVSVSYTSSDFQSTSNFNSQQGSNGTSIHYLFSKFRDHQRVSTISDQTMTIESIGSTSFLGSIEYQSLSSGKRSRENHESSTSTSTSTSNGSTII; the protein is encoded by the exons ATGTTCGGAAGAGTAAGAGCGTTACCGTCGCCGTCGTCAGTTGACTGCTTCGACACTCCGCCTTCCAAGATCATCAAGGACGATTCCCTCTCCATCTATG AGACTACACTGATGAAGCTTAAACTAGGTTCCCAACGTCACCTGATCCCACAGCCGACGACGGCGGCTGATTTAACCGATTGCGCTTCTGGGACTGTTCCAAGCAATACGAACTCCGATGATGAATCGATGGTGATTGACACGGATTATTCTCCTGTGAGTGTTTCATATACTTCAAGTGATTTTCAATCAACGAGTAACTTCAATTCTCAGCAAGGAAGTAACGGTACGTCGATTCACTACTTGTTTTCCAAATTTAGGGATCATCAACGCGTTTCAACGATTAGTGATCAAACAATGACGATAGAATCGATTGGTTCTACGAGTTTTTTGGGTTCAATTGAGTATCAATCTTTGAGCAGTGGGAAAAGATCAAGGGAAAACCATGAATCTAGCACTAGCACTAGCACTAGCACAAGCAATGGAAGTACTATTATATGA
- the LOC121206456 gene encoding uncharacterized protein isoform X2, producing the protein MFGRVRALPSPSSVDCFDTPPSKIIKDDSLSIYETTLMKLKLGSQRHLIPQPTTAADLTDCASGTVPSNTNSDDESMVIDTDYSPGSSTRFND; encoded by the exons ATGTTCGGAAGAGTAAGAGCGTTACCGTCGCCGTCGTCAGTTGACTGCTTCGACACTCCGCCTTCCAAGATCATCAAGGACGATTCCCTCTCCATCTATG AGACTACACTGATGAAGCTTAAACTAGGTTCCCAACGTCACCTGATCCCACAGCCGACGACGGCGGCTGATTTAACCGATTGCGCTTCTGGGACTGTTCCAAGCAATACGAACTCCGATGATGAATCGATGGTGATTGACACGGATTATTCTCCT GGATCATCAACGCGTTTCAACGATTAG
- the LOC107931375 gene encoding nucleoside diphosphate kinase 2, chloroplastic — protein METITLSPSLTTSSFGTSAAATVKRSSATCLSYTSHANLNVNHLAAFHKQSHLFTKSPTRPFVFTKTRANKSAHGIFLPHLVASLEQVEQTYIMVKPDGVQRGLVGEIISRFERKGFKLTGLKLFQCPKELAEEHYKDLKTKSFYPTLIDYITSGPVVCMVWEGVGVVASARKLIGSTNPLQAEPGTIRGDLAVQTGRNVVHGSDSPENGKRETALWFKEGELCEWTPAQAPWLME, from the exons ATGGAGACAATAACATTATCCCCTTCGCTTACCACTTCATCCTTTGGCACCTCAGCGGCGGCGACGGTGAAGCGAAGCAGCGCCACCTGTTTATCCTACACCTCTCACGCAAACCTTAACGTGAACCACTTAGCAGCATTCCACAAACAATCCCATCTCTTCACAAAATCCCCTACACGTCCTTTCGTATTCACTAAAACCCGTGCTAATAAATCCGCCCATGGCATCTTCCTTCCTCACTTGGTCGCTTCATTG GAACAAGTTGAACAAACTTACATTATGGTCAAGCCTGATGGTGTACAGCGTGGCCTT gttggagaaattatttcGCGGTTCGAGAGGAAAGGGTTTAAGCTGACCGGCTTGAAGCTCTTTCAATGCCCCAAAGAATTGGCTGAG GAACACTATAAGGATCTCAAGACCAAGTCATTCTATCCTACCCTGATTGACTACATTACTTCTGGACCGGTTGTTTGTATG GTCTGGGAAGGTGTTGGTGTTGTTGCCTCCGCACGTAAGCTGATCGGATCTACCAATCCTCTTCAGGCTGAGCCTGGCACTATAAGAGGAGACCTTGCGGTTCAAACAGGAAG GAATGTCGTCCATGGTAGTGACAGCCCTGAGAATGGCAAGCGTGAAACTG CTCTTTGGTTCAAAGAAGGTGAATTATGTGAGTGGACACCTGCTCAAGCACCATGGTTAATGGAGTGA